In Salmo salar chromosome ssa24, Ssal_v3.1, whole genome shotgun sequence, the following proteins share a genomic window:
- the LOC106585087 gene encoding ankyrin repeat and LEM domain-containing protein 2, which translates to MEAVLSRLRGLSADELREEFTRADLKCGPITATTRAIFERKLARVLTEAEGSSSATDTDSSSNATTTGPGSSAMAASAAGQAKPVPSCATTSAPTGTDSLKVVNDEVDFGYGMGLNPPEEEELGLTVKSRTPCNIGVEDPGSQSKAETPSKTAQMSPTFFYGVCPLWDDVLATNERSHVYGDKKEALQAVKMMKGARFKAFSNREDAEKFAKGICDYYPSPSKFAPCVSPVIPGLVFCKDNVPVVEVDAINRERANSFKSPRCQDLTAKLRKAVEKGDEVAFSELVWSNPRYLIGSGDNPTVVQEGCRYNVMHVAAKENEPGIAQLLLDTLENPDFMRLMYPDDLEAMMQKRIRYIVDLYLNTPDKAGFETPLHFACKFGCPEVVNVLCSHPDTDKNCKNKYDQKPSDVICERKNKTQEVKQKICDYLEDRCYIRLLRAIDNSSQPVIGAPWSPEPSETLPHSLAPRFTRSPMDPVMAVRAFAGPLSPSKADEFRRVWKTPPRERAGYFQHILKSDPDRGAERVGRDLARELGHPWAEYWDFLDSFTDLSSADGLRKLEEYLNKKEFSQRAHEEAGENVTSNRFRTPSPGKPKKFCNSISVGAFLDEGDDVSLEEIKNRQNAVLTSITSACSKDSLAGAVGGLGLHEFHILPVSHHGADDLIETAAERDLLCSSVSESLLSPVCNNGLCPSTGAERTHNGDKGSPRASSSPSRLLSPISNLMVEFERMSLQDELDGLTRDRERRSSGGHREGLSRDELASGVGRLTLGGNSNEDYLFERGCSLEPGDRERRVREGEVENRASGGSGSSEEYFTAEESLEALGQRTRGPGTVSGRTLCARSKSWDHGGRDLSSSGSSSSYTSLDNSHEFQARTPPRIRRGLFIEGDSPTKLDREVLSAIEVIDIDPLKFPSIQKWKSTMQTYTSSDMQSWSSPVAVKSSSRVHRASPLTHGSPVSSLLSPAGGRFSPARHTGSPDFTSTSRYSPAHASYIQRIRLRHINNP; encoded by the exons ATGGAGGCGGTTCTGAGCAGGCTGAGAGGGCTGAGTGCAGACGAGCTGCGAGAGGAGTTCACCAGGGCCGACCTCAAGTGCGGCCCAATCACTGCCACCACTCGCGCCATCTTCGAGAGGAAGTTGGCCCGCGTCTTGACAGAAGCCGAGGGCAGCAGCAGCGCCACAGACACGGACAGTAGCAGTAATGCCACCACCACAGGCCCAGGCAGCAGTGCAATGGCCGCCAGTGCAGCAGGGCAGGCCAAACCGGTGCCATCATGTGCCACAACATCAGCACCCACTGGCACTGACTCTCTTAAGGTTGTCAATGACGAGGTGGACTTTGGTTACGGAATGGGGCTCAATCCCCCAGAGGAAGAGGAACTTGGCCTGACAGTAAAGTCAAGGACCCCTTGTAATATCGGTGTGGAAGACCCTGGCTCTCAGTCTAAAGCAGAGACTCCTTCAAAGACAGCACAAATGTCACCAACGTTCTTCTATGGAGTGTGTCCGTTGTGGGATGATGTCTTGGCTACAAATG AGAGGTCCCATGTGTATGGGGATAAGAAGGAGGCTCTTCAGGCTGTGAAGATGATGAAAGGAGCTCGCTTTAAAGCCTTCTCCAATCGAGAGGACGCTGAGAAATTTGCCAAAGGGATCTGTGACTACTACCCCTCTCCCAGTAAATTTGCCCCCTGTGTCTCCCCTGTCATACCAGGCCTGGTCTTCTGCAAGG ACAACGTCCCTGTCGTGGAGGTAGACGCCATCAACAGGGAGAGGGCCAACAGCTTCAAAAGCCCTCGCTGCCAGGACCTGACAGCCAAGCTGAGGAAGGCTGTGGAGAAGGGGGATGAGGTGGCCTTCAGTGAGCTGGTCTGGAGCAACCCACGCTATCTCATCGGCTCTGGAGACAACCCCACCGTAGTGCAG GAGGGATGCAGGTACAACGTGATGCACGTGGCAGCCAAGGAGAACGAGCCAGGGATCGCCCAGCTCCTGCTGGACACGCTGGAGAACCCGGACTTCATGAGGCTCATGTACCCTGATGACCTGGAGGCCATGATGCAGAAACGCATCCGCTACATCGTGGACCTTTACCTCAACACCCCAGACAAGGCT GGCTTTGAGACACCACTCCACTTTGCCTGTAAGTTTGGGTGTCCAGAAGTGGTGAATGTCCTGTGTTCACATCCTGATACAGATAAAAACTGCAAAAACAAGTACGACCAGAAGCCATCCGAT GTTATTTGTGAAAGAAAAAACAAAACCCAAGAGGTGAAACAGAAGATATGTGACTATTTGGAAG ATCGCTGTTATATACGCCTACTGAGGGCCATAGACAACTCGTCCCAGCCTGTAATTGGTGCTCCCTGGTCACCTGAGCCATCAGAAACGCTTCCTCATTCGCTGGCTCCCAGGTTCACACGAAGTCCCATGGACCCGGTGATGGCAGTCAGGGCATTCGCTGGCCCACTCAGCCCATCTAAG GCAGATGAGTTCCGACGGGTGTGGAAGACACCCCCCAGAGAAAGGGCAGGCTACTTCCAGCACATCCTGAAGTCCGACCCTGACCGTGGAGCAGAGAGAGTGGGCAG AGACCTTGCCAGGGAGCTGGGCCACCCCTGGGCTGAGTACTGGGACTTCCTGGATAGTTTCACAGACCTGTCGTCTGCAGACGGCCTCCGTAAGCTGGAGGAGTACCTCAACAAGAAGGAATTCAGTCAGCGTGCACACGAAGAGGCAGGGGAGAACGTAACCAGCAACCGCTTCAGAACCCCTTCCCCAG GGAAGCCCAAGAAGTTCTGCAACTCCATCTCGGTGGGGGCCTTCCTGGACGAGGGTGATGACGTCAGCCTGGAGGAGATAAAGAACCGTCAGAACGCGGTGCTCACCAGCATCACCTCGGCGTGTTCCAAGGACAGTCTTGCGGGCGCTGTGGGTGGGCTGGGCCTCCATGAGTTCCACATCCTGCCCGTGTCCCATCACGGCGCCGATGACCTCATCGAGACAGCCGCCGAACGAGACCTTCTGTGCTCCTCCGTGTCAGAGAGCCTCCTCTCGCCCGTCTGCAACAACGGCCTTTGTCCCTCCACGGGGGCAGAGAGGACTCACAACGGGGACAAGGGGTCCCCCCgcgcctcctcttccccctcccgtCTGCTGTCGCCTATCTCCAACCTGATGGTGGAGTTTGAGAGGATGTCCTTGCAGGACGAGCTGGACGGCCTTACCAGGGACAGGGAGCGGAGGAGTAGCGGGGGACACAGGGAGGGACTCTCCCGGGACGAACTGGCATCTGGGGTGGGCCGCCTCACGCTGGGGGGTAACAGCAACGAGGACTATTTGTTTGAGAGGGGCTGTAGCTTGGAGCCTGGGGACAGGGAGAGgcgtgtgagggagggagaggtggaaaacCGGGCAAGTGGTGGAAGCGGCAGCTCGGAGGAGTACTTTACGGCTGAGGAGAGCTTGGAGGCTCTGGGCCAGAGGACTAGGGGGCCAGGGACGGTGTCGGGGCGCACGCTCTGCGCCAGATCTAAGTCGTGGGATCATGGAGGGAGGGATCTGAGCAGCTCCGGATCATCCAGCTCCTATACATCCCTGGACAACTCCCATGAGTTCCAAGCACGGACCCCGCCTCGCATCAGAAGGGGACTTTTCATTGAAGG GGATTCACCAACTAAGTTGGACAGAGAGGTCCTGTCCGCAATAGAAGTCATAGACATTGACCCCTTAAAGTTCCCCAGCATTCAGAAATGGAAAAGTACAATGCAGACATACACCTCTTCAGACATGCAAAG CTGGTCCAGCCCTGTGGCGGTAAAAAGCAGCTCCAGGGTACATCGGGCCTCTCCCCTCACACACGGCTCTCCTGTCAGCAGCCTTTTGTCCCCTGCCGGTGGCCGCTTCAGTCCCGCACGGCACACAGGCTCTCCAGACTTCACCAGCACCAGCCGCTACAGCCCTGCACACGCCAGCTACATCCAGCGCATCCGCCTCAGGCACATCAACAACCCCTAA